CCTGCCATCGATCACCAAATGCCTCGCCATTAGGGTTGGTATCCTTCACGTTTAGCTACTTGGCGCTGGGCTCAGGCGACTGTGTTCTACACACGTTTACGCCtcaggatgaagatgatgcgaTTTGTATGCACAACATTGACGATACAGGTACCAGCAGTGGGTGGTGCAGTTGGGCTGATGCAAAGGAACGAAAGAAGCACATCGGCAACCCTGGTGTTTGGAGCCTCTTGTCCGATGGGAGCACATTAGGTCTTCGTCGCCGGTCCCGTACTGAGCCGAGAAGTCGACATGGACATCAACGCCAGGATATATCGGGGGTACGGAGCCGCGTGTCGAGCACACGAAGCCGTGAATTAGGAACTTTCAGCTGCTGGGAATTGTGGAGGGCGGCGGCAAGTGACTGGGACGAGTTGGACGAAACCACACCATTGTTCTCCGACGAAGATGCAGGGCAGTTGGTTGTTTGTGAACCGGGACCCAGTGTAAGAGTCGGGCCAACATCAGTAGCCTTTGCTTATGGGAACGTTATCAAGCTGGTAACGTTGAGCGGGCACAAGCCTTTTGACGCAGGGATCGAGGACGTCAGTCATGAATCGTCAATGAATGTGCCGACAAGGCGTCGCAAGATAGTAGCAACAGCTAGGCCAGGAGCAGCATTAGGTTAACATCATGAATATTTtgaaaagaaatcaaagaaaggaagaaaagttgAGAGGCACTGGGCTGATCTTCCAGGACGCATAGACCGTTAATATCTATCAGCGATCCGCTCACCACTGACATTGACCGACGTGAAGACATGAAAGCACTGCCCAAAGCCGATCAATATGAACGTACTATTGAAAGGGAAATACAAGCCATATCAAGGATGGTACTGACACGAAACAGGCTTCTGATGACTATCAGAGCAGTGAGTTCGGGCGTAGCATAGCTGTGCATAATTAAGGGAGAGGTTGTGCTTGAGatgatatatataaaaaaaaatccatcaAGAAATAAACAGATAGACAACTACATAAATAATCTAAACATTAACTATAGGGATATATACCAACATAAACTGTAAACATGCTATGTGTTTATTGGATTCACTTGAAGTGGTAGATAGATACGCTTTATGCACGCTGAGGGAAAAAATACATGACGAGAGGCTAGTTCGTAAACGAGGATTGATGAGTTCTTCTGCGGAATGAGATGGCTCGCATCGTTCGATGATGGGTTCGATCTCGGCTGGTTGCTATCACCCATGATAGTTTGAGGTTTATATTGGGTTTTCCATGCCGATAGGAGGAGTCGTGCCTGCGATGGGCGCTGTAATCAAAGCCTGGGCTTTGCTGTGAAGCGTGTTGCTGGATCCAAGGCCACGCCTCATCATCTTACCCAACACGGTAACTAATTCGCAGGCATCGCGAAACATGTCGTCGTCCATGCCTTCTGTAGCCTCATAAACCTCATTGATCGTAGTTCTTGCAAGGCTGCGGCTACCATTGGCGTCGTGAACGCATTCATAAAGAAACGCTGCGTATTCTGTTTTGACTGATAAACGCAAGGAGTGGGAGCCCCAGAGAAGTTTATCAGCCAactctgctgcttcttcaaaaTATTGATTTGCTGTGGGCAAGTAGTCTTTGGCAGGCAATAAgaaggagagcgagagcgccGATACCGGGGCTTCAAAGCCAGGAGGAGGGCCAACGGGGCCGCCTTCAAGAGAATGATGTATTGCATGCTGATAGTCATCCGCGACCTGACCGGTCGGCACGGCGTCGGGATCCCAGCCTGGCATGTTGGACACGCGGGGCTGATTTCGAAAAAGCACAAAGATGTGATAAAAGCTGGCACGCAATTTGTATGCCAGGACTTTCAGCTCGACACAATTGCTGACAAAGGGGATGACATATTCCTGCAGCATCTTGAGCCCTTCACGTGCCAGCCAAAGGATGCGCATGATATTTTCGTGGAGCGTCGCATCAGGCTtgcgctgcttcttgacCTCGACGAGCTTGTCAGAGAGCCTAAGAGAGAGGCCCAGTATCTTATAAAGTGTTGACGAGAGTATGGTGTTGTCATTTTCAACGCTCCTGGCCATTCGACCCAGGTACTTTTGATCTACCTCGGATGACGCCATGGGAAAGCGATGCTACCGTAGGTCgtgtagaaaaaaaaaaaacaagttGAGCAGATAGCCAAGAAAATTTCAAGAAAAAGGCTTCACGGAGCCCTCAAAATGATCGAATTTTTGGCGTTGATAGGTCAAAGAAGAATCTCGGTTAGATGCCTGGTGCGATAGTGCCAACAGGAGATGTGGATTGAAACGAGCGGCTATGCGACAAGGTCCCTAGATACCAAAGTACTCCGTCAGCAACGATTCAAGATTGCAGTAGGTTAGTATGTATGCCATAAGACAAAGTGAGAGAAGGAATTCGAGTTGAAGCAATACTGAGGCGAGTACATAGAGCCCCTAGTCCCAACGGCCATAGAGGCCAAGCCATAGCGTAACATGAGTAGCAGGAGATGCCTGGGTAGGATAGAAGGATGGTTGCTCAAGCGCCATGTTGAACGTCGAGCCTGGTTACGCAGAAGCACGCCCGCATTCCAACAAGCCCAGACAGGcgagcttctgcttcccCTGACACAGACACAGCCTCTTATCATGGAAAGGGACGGTTGAAGCGCATCCAAAATCATGATCCCGCTCCGCTAGCTAGATTCGTTTGCAATTGGTGTCCGTCTTGCGAATCTCGGCCGAGGCTCGTTGAATCTTGCCCGGTCCGCTGTGTATTTCTGTACTCGTGCTACGAGACAGGGGGAGATGGCATAGTAAGCGTCGCACGACTTACCCAAGGTACGGTAGTCAAGGAAATATCAGTAAACTTTATATCCTGCAATTGAGTTTGACGGCGCTAGGGCTGAGTGTCGCTGGTGAGAGTGCAGAGGTAAAGTTGGATGACGGGCGCGAAGCGACTCGACGTTGACAGGGTGAAGCGTCATTCAGCCCCAGTGCGCGCGGGCTGTGTTCGCGTATATTGGTCAAAGTCCACGCGTTGTACAAGTACCTGCATCTGATCGCTTAGCATCTCCCCGCGACAGGGATTAATGGCTAGATGGATGGACCAGCTCTTTATTGGGCGTTTATACTGCATTGCAGTGCTAGAGATGCAGTTAGGTAATCATGCGACTGTTGTTGCGAGTACCAGGCATGCACATGCATGAGGACAGAAAAAATCACTGAATATAGATGAAAATATAATTGTGTGTGATTTTCACACTAAAAGTTGGTATATAGTGTACATGATAAGCATATTCCTCCCTTCCCAGAGTCACAAATGCTGGCTTCATGCTGCCTCATCCAGCCATGCCGTCATCTTATCCAGTCAATAAGCTTGAGAGGGTTGGcgatggggaaaaaaagccAGGCTATTCGACGGGTTTGTCAAATACAAGGCCTAAACGTTGAAATCATTGcgtataaataataatattgaATATTTCATAACACATTCGGGGATAGACTTgaatcccatccatctgaATCGAGAGTCGTTGGTTGTGGTATGTGCCGATTCCTGAGAGATGCAATCTCGTCTAATATCTCAATCAAGTGAGACTCTTTACATGATGGTGCAGCCGAGGGTAGTGTGGTTCTCGTCGATCTTGTGCTGACGCGCCTTAGGCTTGGCCATGACGGTGCAGCCGAGAGTAGTGTGGTTCTCGTCGATCTTGTGTCCATCAGGCTGAGGCTTGGCCATGACGGTGCAGCcgacggtggtggtggacTTGTCAGTCTTGGCGATCTGGACCTTGGCCATTTTGATGATGGTTTATGGATTGAAGGGGTGAGATTGGTGAAGAGAGACTTGAATTGTGAGGTGATTGGagctgttgatgatggactgATTTTTGTTTCCAGATGGCGGAAATCCTAGACCTCTTTATATCATTGCGACTGACATGAAGATGGCCTGCGCGATTCGAAATTGACTCGGAGAGTTGATTCTGTTCTTGCTCCAAAGCATTGTTCCCCAGGCTAATCAATCACCGCGCCGCTTCATATCGCATTGGTACATTGATCTATCATTCACATCATATCCTATTGTTCTCGAATGTGGGGTCGAATCGCCCATGCCGACACTTCTTCGCATTATCGCCTTCATATTGTTCTTGGCTCCGCTCCAGCTTGAGACAACGCCCCCAGCTGACCAACATCACTTTGGTAGCTCCCCATAATGTGCGAAAATCGAGCAACTGAGCATTGACTACCGGTCGCCCGAGGGAACTAGGGGGTTAACTTTATATTGTCATCAGCAAATAGCTCTATTATTATGTATCATTAGGCTGAAAGCTAGAGCCGTATTTGTGTCTGCGTATGGTGAATTGAGGAATTGTATTTCTTCTAATTTTtaacctttttttctttccatttgAGGCTGGTTCTTCTGACAGCTCGTTGGACCTTCATAGTCCCACCCGTTGTTAAATTACCCATTTTAATTCGTGCCACTAACAGCGAGCCTATCATAATCGTCAGCATGTCTTGCATCAAAACTGGGTCTGTTTGTGTATCGTACTTCATCAAATGGTCCATAAAAGTCTGCAGGGAAACATCATCGGTGAAAATGGTTTGGGCAGAGGTTGCCCCCACACCGCCGTAAGGTCCCGTCGTGTGGGTGGTTGATGGGTTGAGTTTGGATAGCAGGAATCTAGCTTGGGAGCCGCCTGCGTCGCAAATGATGAATCTGGGCAGTGGGAATCGATCTGTGATGAGGTCCTAAGGAGCAATGTTAGCCGTTACTACATAAGCATTCACTCCATGTGCTTACTCTAGCATCTTCCTTTGGCTGTTCCAACAGGGCAGCAAAGTTTTCGTATccctcttgctcttggtaACCAGCCTTCCGCCACTCAGCAATGGTTTCGCCATGGAAGATAAGAATGTGGAAGAAAGTATCCAGCAGCAATATGTGGGTTGGCTGAATGGACGCAGAGTCAAGTAGCACTGGCTGGCCGCCGTCCTGATCAAATGTGTACGAGTCCAGAGTCGGTTGAATCATGACGAGGGAGTTGCTGACGTCTTCGTGGTTTAAGACATGACGATAAAACGCAGTCTCATCGGGCGAGTTGTTGAAAACTTGGAGAAACTGACTTCTCCGGAGGTGGAACATGAATTGAGGATAGAGGGTGAAATTCTTCTCCAAGCGGAACGACGTCGGGTCATCCTTACGATAGTCTGCAAATCTGGAGCAAAGCCGAATCAACATCCTATCCACCCAGCGAAGCACATCTGGGCCATCGTCGACTTCGGCCTTGAAAACAGCTATCCGCGACATGAggactgctgctgcttcttggtcgAAAGACTGTGCAATAGCCGGGTCTCCGGCAGGGCCACTCAAATTTCGAGCAATAGTTGTTACTCGAAGGTGGAATTGGCCCGAGGAATGCTGGTAATATGTCAAGAACTGCATCATTCCCTTTTGGGGTGCCTGTTGATGAGCTGCCGGCCCTTGGTTGGCAACTTCAAAATATATACCATAGCTGGAGTTGGGGTCGATGCCACACATTTTCCATGAGCAGGTGTTACCAATGCCACATTCTGTCTCACCAACCGAGACCGACTTCTTGTTGAGAGATACCGCATGCCCGATTAGGCCAGTGACTTTAAGCTCCTTGGTCGTCAGCACTTCGAGCACTGCATTGAAGCCCATGAGGAGGTTATCGTCGCCGTCCTTTTCGAATATGCGGACAAATGATTGTTTGAACATAGAAGATGTGAAGCTGTCAGTGAGAATCATATGACCTCCTGTCGAGTTGCAAAGCCCCTTCATTTCCAATAAGCCAACTTGGTCGAGGCAGCCTGCGAATATATCTATAATGTGCCCATTATGAGCAGTGCGCTTGGCGAGGTTATCGTAGAACTATCGGCCGTGTTAGTTTACTGTGCAGTGGTACTCTATTCAGTCTCGTTGGCTTCACCTTCAATGCCTTCTTGTAGCACTTGGCGTTATCGCGATCAATGTCGTGATGTCCACGAATCGGCTCCCTTAGTTCCGGACCGACAACCATACCGGGGCCTTCAGTGGCAGGCCCGCCGGCAAAGAGCATGATGCGGCCACCAGAGTTTTGGAAAGTTGATTCCATCAGCCCGATGGCAACGCTCAAAGCGACACCTGTGCAACGAAGGCTTCTCCGGTCGCTGGCAGTTGGCCAGGGATCTTTTTGTAGTGCCTCCAAAACCTTGGTGAGCTGGAATTCGGCTTGCTGAACAGGGAGGAGAAATCTCGTCGCGGCGCCAGCATTCATTGGGCGACCTGCCTGTGGTGGCACTCCAGGCCGCACAGGCTGAGAAGACAGTCCTAGCATATCTTGGACATTCTTGGCGGAGTAGTCCTTGCTCCCGCGGAAAACATACGATTTGGCGCAACCTTCATAGCCGATCTCGTGGACTTGGGCCTAGGAACAGTTAATTCCCATCTGCATACAGAGATATAGAATAAGCATACCATTGTGCCGTAGGTGATGAGGCCAACCAGCGCGTTTTCTGGGAGCAGGCTGAGGCTCATGACGAGTGATTCCTTAAGTGCAGACAAGCTGTCCTCCTCTTGGCATAGATCAACCACGTACAGGAACAGAGGTGGCGCAGGAGCAGGCCTTGACAGCCTATATTCGATGGTAGTATTGGCAGGGTGC
Above is a genomic segment from Trichoderma breve strain T069 chromosome 6, whole genome shotgun sequence containing:
- a CDS encoding 14-3-3 protein domain-containing protein; amino-acid sequence: MASSEVDQKYLGRMARSVENDNTILSSTLYKILGLSLRLSDKLVEVKKQRKPDATLHENIMRILWLAREGLKMLQEYVIPFVSNCVELKVLAYKLRASFYHIFVLFRNQPRVSNMPGWDPDAVPTGQVADDYQHAIHHSLEGGPVGPPPGFEAPVSALSLSFLLPAKDYLPTANQYFEEAAELADKLLWGSHSLRLSVKTEYAAFLYECVHDANGSRSLARTTINEVYEATEGMDDDMFRDACELVTVLGKMMRRGLGSSNTLHSKAQALITAPIAGTTPPIGMENPI
- a CDS encoding sec23/Sec24 trunk domain-containing protein codes for the protein MDYEAVKEQWSEVEDRDGVRLSWNVFPSSRMIKQEASRLVVPIGALFTPLKEKPETPLLQFEPVTCKQPCRSVLNPFCQVDVRARVWICPFCLSRNQLPAHYKDITANAIPPELHPANTTIEYRLSRPAPAPPLFLYVVDLCQEEDSLSALKESLVMSLSLLPENALVGLITYGTMAQVHEIGYEGCAKSYVFRGSKDYSAKNVQDMLGLSSQPQAEFQLTKVLEALQKDPWPTASDRRSLRCTGVALSVAIGLMESTFQNSGGRIMLFAGGPATEGPGMVVGPELREPIRGHHDIDRDNAKCYKKALKFYDNLAKRTAHNGHIIDIFAGCLDQVGLLEMKGLCNSTGGHMILTDSFTSSMFKQSFVRIFEKDGDDNLLMGFNAVLEVLTTKELKVTGLIGHAVSLNKKSVSVGETECGIGNTCSWKMCGIDPNSSYGIYFEVANQGPAAHQQAPQKGMMQFLTYYQHSSGQFHLRVTTIARNLSGPAGDPAIAQSFDQEAAAVLMSRIAVFKAEVDDGPDVLRWVDRMLIRLCSRFADYRKDDPTSFRLEKNFTLYPQFMFHLRRSQFLQVFNNSPDETAFYRHVLNHEDVSNSLVMIQPTLDSYTFDQDGGQPVLLDSASIQPTHILLLDTFFHILIFHGETIAEWRKAGYQEQEGYENFAALLEQPKEDARDLITDRFPLPRFIICDAGGSQARFLLSKLNPSTTHTTGPYGGVGATSAQTIFTDDVSLQTFMDHLMKLAVSGTN